One Setaria italica strain Yugu1 chromosome II, Setaria_italica_v2.0, whole genome shotgun sequence DNA segment encodes these proteins:
- the LOC101758859 gene encoding putative amidase C869.01 has translation MAAPRLRVLAAVVALAAAGCGAFEFQEATVDAIQLGFRNGSLTSTALVRFYLDQIARLNPLLRAVIEVNPDALAQAARADAERQASGGRCAAGLHGVPVLLKDNIATRDRLNTTAGSLALLGSVVPRDAGVVARLRRAGAVILGKANPSEWSNFRPVESGWSARGGQTLNPYVLSASPCGSSAGPGVAAAANMAAVTLGSETDGSILCPSSSNSVVGIKPTVGLSSRSGVIPITPRQDTIGPMCRTVSDAVHVLDAIVGYDKLDAEATGAASKFIPRGGYTQFLKMDGLRGKRIGAPAVFFQGYNDFQTAVYEKHLNTMREHGATVIKDLDIATNFTDLNAQETLLMIAEFKISLNAYLSDLLRSPVRSLSDVIAFNNAHPVEERLKDFGQPDLIAAEETNGIGARERAAIRRLKEISANGLEKLMKEHQLDAIVAPNSDASSVLAVGGYPGIAVPAGYDKEGVPFAISFGGLRGYEPRLIEMAYAFEQATKVRRPPTFKR, from the exons ATGGCTGCGCCGCGCCTCCGagtgctcgccgccgtcgtggccCTCGCGGCGGCCGGCTGCGGCGCGTTCGAGTTCCAGGAGGCCACCGTGGACGCCATCCAGCTGGGCTTCAGGAACGGCAGCCTCACCTCGACGGCGCTGGTCCGGTTCTACCTGGACCAGATCGCGCGCCTCAACCCGCTGCTCCGCGCCGTCATCGAGGTGAACCCGGACGCGCTCGCGCAGGCGGCGCGCGCCGACGCCGAGCGCCAGGCCTCGGGGGGCCGCTGCGCTGCCGGGCTGCACGGCGTCCCCGTCCTCCTCAAGGACAACATCGCCACGCGCGACCGGCTCAACACCACGGCGGGGTCGCTCGCGCTGCTCGGCTCCGTGGTCCCGCGCGACGCCGGCGTGgtcgcccgcctccgccgcgccggcgccgtcatcCTCGGCAAGGCCAACCCCTCCGAGTGGTCCAACTTCCGCCCCGTCGAGTCCGGCTGGAGCGCCCGCGGCGGCCAGACGCTG AATCCGTATGTTCTGTCGGCTTCGCCGTGCGGGTCGAGCGCCGGGCCGGgtgtggccgcggcggcgaacaTGGCCGCCGTGACGCTGGGATCGGAGACCGACGGCTCAATACTCTGCCCGTCGTCGTCGAACTCCGTGGTTGGGATCAAGCCAACAGTTGGGCTGTCCAGCCGGTCAGGCGTCATCCCAATCACGCCGAGGCAAGACACCATAGG GCCAATGTGTCGTACGGTATCCGACGCCGTCCATGTGCTGGACGCCATTGTCGGCTACGATAAGCTCGACGCTGAAGCTACCGGAGCAGCTTCCAAGTTCATCCCACGTGGGGGTTACACGCAGTTCCTGAAGATGGATGGATTGAGGGGCAAGAGAATCGGTGCCCCTGCTGTATTTTTCCAAGGGTACAATGACTTCCAGACGGCGGTGTATGAGAAGCATCTCAACACAATGAG GGAACACGGCGCTACTGTGATCAAGGATCTCGACATCGCGACAAATTTTACCGATCTAAATGCCCAAGAGACGCTCCTGATGATCGCAGAGTTCAAGATAAGCCTGAATGCATACCTGTCAGACCTACTGCGCTCCCCGGTCCGCTCCCTTTCAGATGTCATTGCGTTCAACAACGCACACCCTGTAGAG GAGAGGCTCAAAGATTTCGGGCAGCCGGACCTCATCGCGGCCGAGGAAACCAACGGCATTGGCGCCAGGGAGAGAGCTGCGATCCGGCGGCTCAAGGAGATATCCGCCAACGGGTTGGAGAAGCTGATGAAGGAGCACCAGCTGGACGCGATCGTGGCGCCCAACAGCGACGCCTCCTctgtcctcgccgtcggcgggTATCCGGGCATCGCCGTGCCGGCGGGGTACGACAAGGAGGGGGTCCCCTTCGCGATAAGCTTCGGCGGGCTCAGGGGCTACGAGCCGAGGTTGATCGAGATGGCCTACGCGTTCGAGCAGGCTACCAAAGTCAGAAGGCCGCCGACTTTCAAGCGCTAG